A region of the Lujinxingia litoralis genome:
TCCACTCCGATGAACTCCCGCGCGCCCTCGGCGCTGGGGGCGGCCCTGGCGCTGGGCTACACCCTGGATCGTGGCGAGTTCAAGGTGCCCTTGATGCTCTCGGCCAGCTGGAATCCCTTTGTGGCCGAGTCGACCTTTGAGCGTTTTGAGGGCTACCAGAGTTTTGCCAGCCCGGGGCGCTACACCGTGGCCTTTAACTGGCAGCTCTTTATGAGCGCGGGCGTGCGCTGGTCGCTCGACGAACTCACCCGATAGCCCGGCGGCGCGCTTCGCAGGGGGGCATGTCTGCTCGGGGTGAGCGCGCCTGGAGGTGGTGTGGCACTCTCGATAGTGCATCTTCTGGCATCCGCTTCTGCTTACGGCATCGTACTTTCTTTTTGCCCCGAATGGGGCATCTTCGGGGACACCGGATAGGCCGGCGCTTTGAGCGACCCTCGTCAGGGGCCGCGCCGCCGGGGTCTGCGCTCGACTCTTCATGTCTCTATTTTTTCTGGGTGATACCGATGGCAAAGAGCATCTCGCTTCGTGATCCGGGCCTCTACCTCAACCGTGAGCTGAACTGGCTGGCGTTTAATGAGCGCGTGCTGGCCATGGCCCAGGATGAGCGCGTGCCCCTGCTGGAACGCCTCAAATTCCTCTGCATCTCCAGCACCAATCTCGATGAGTTCTTTGAGATTCGTGTCGCTCGCCTCAAACACGAGATCGCGCTGGATGCCGAGCAGATCGGCCCCGATGGGATGCGCCCCCGTGAGGTGCTCGGGGAGATCGGGGAGCGCTGCTCGGCCTTTGTGCAGGAGCAGTACCGCCTGCTCAACGAGGTGATCATCCCGGAGCTGGCCGAGCAGGGAGTGCGCTTTTTGAAGCGGGCCGACTGGAGCGCGCGTCAGCGCGCGTGGGTGGAGCGCTACTTTGAGGAGGAGGTCTTGCCGGTGCTCAGCCCGATGGGCATCGACCCGGTTCACCCCTTCCCCCGGGTGGTCAATAAGAGCCTCAACTTCGTGGTCTCGTTGGAGGGCAAGGATGCCTTCGGGCGCGCCAGCCGCATGGCGGTGGTGCCTGCCCCCCGGTGCCTGCCCCGGCTGATTCAGGTGCCCCGGGAGGTCAGCGGAGGGGCGCACGACTACGTGTTTTTGTCGTCGGTGATTCATGCGCACGTCGACGAGCTCTTTGCCGGCATGAGCGTGACCGGCTGCTACCAGTTTCGCATCACCCGCAACAGCGAGCTCTACGTCGACGAGGAAGAGGTCGAAGACCTGATGATCGCCCTGGAAGACGAGCTCTACGCCCGCAACTACGGGGAGGCCGTGCGTCTGGAGGTGGCCGATAACTGCCCGATGGACGTGGCGCGCTTTCTGCTGGAGCAGTGCGAACTGGGGGAGGCCGACCTCTACCAGGTGATGGGACCGGTGAACCTCAACCGCCTGATGATGATCCCGGCCGATCTGGAGCGGGCCGACCTGAAGTACCCGGGGTTTATGCCGGCGATGCCCACCGGGCCGATCCGCCATGGCGAGGTCTTTGAGGCCATCGGCCAGGGCACGGTGCTGATGCATCACCCCTATCAGTCGTTTTTCCCGGTGCTGGAGTTTATCCGGCAGGCCGCCGCCGACCCCAACGTGCTGGCGATCAAGCAGACGCTCTACCGCTCCGATCCCGAGTCGCCGATCCCCCAGGCCCTGGCCGAGGCGGCCCGCGCGGGCAAGGAGGTCACCGCGGTGGTTGAGCTGCGGGCGCGCTTTGACGAGGCCTTTAATATCGCCATCGCCAACCGCCTCCAGGACGCCGGGGCCCACGTGCTCTACGGGGTAATGGGCCATAAGACCCACGCCAAGATGTCGCTGGTGGTGCGGCGAGAGGCCGGGGGCTTGAAGCGCTACGTGCACCTGTCGACGGGGAATTACAACCCGCGGACCGCGCGCCACTACACCGACTTCGGGCTGATGACGGCCGATGAGACCATCACCGCCGATGTGCACCGGGTCTTTCAGCAGCTCACCGGCCTGGGCAAGGCGCTCAAGCTCAAGAAGGTGGTTCAGGCGCCCTTTCATCTGCACAAGCGTTTGCTGCGCCTGATTCGTCACGAGATCAAGGCGGCCAAGGCCGGGGAGCCGGCGCTGATCCGCGCCAAGATGAACCAGCTCACCGAGCCCCGGCTCATTCGTGAGCTCTACAAGGCCTCGCAGGCCGGCGTGCAGATCGAGCTGGTGGTTCGGGGCATTTGCTGCCTGCGCCCCGGGGTGCCCGGGGTCAG
Encoded here:
- the ppk1 gene encoding polyphosphate kinase 1, with product MAKSISLRDPGLYLNRELNWLAFNERVLAMAQDERVPLLERLKFLCISSTNLDEFFEIRVARLKHEIALDAEQIGPDGMRPREVLGEIGERCSAFVQEQYRLLNEVIIPELAEQGVRFLKRADWSARQRAWVERYFEEEVLPVLSPMGIDPVHPFPRVVNKSLNFVVSLEGKDAFGRASRMAVVPAPRCLPRLIQVPREVSGGAHDYVFLSSVIHAHVDELFAGMSVTGCYQFRITRNSELYVDEEEVEDLMIALEDELYARNYGEAVRLEVADNCPMDVARFLLEQCELGEADLYQVMGPVNLNRLMMIPADLERADLKYPGFMPAMPTGPIRHGEVFEAIGQGTVLMHHPYQSFFPVLEFIRQAAADPNVLAIKQTLYRSDPESPIPQALAEAARAGKEVTAVVELRARFDEAFNIAIANRLQDAGAHVLYGVMGHKTHAKMSLVVRREAGGLKRYVHLSTGNYNPRTARHYTDFGLMTADETITADVHRVFQQLTGLGKALKLKKVVQAPFHLHKRLLRLIRHEIKAAKAGEPALIRAKMNQLTEPRLIRELYKASQAGVQIELVVRGICCLRPGVPGVSENIRLRSILGRFLEHSRVYYFHHGGDPKVYLASADWMQRNMFRRIEVAFPIEDEALRARVIEEGLDVHFRDTANAWDLGPEGDYRRVGPGEEEKAFVSQQGLLKSLSEG